The Paenibacillus macerans genome includes a window with the following:
- a CDS encoding bifunctional cytochrome P450/NADPH--P450 reductase, translated as MDQQLEPIPQPKTYGALGNLPLIDKDLPTLSFAKLADEFGPIYRFEVANRSFIAVSGHKLAAEVCDESRFDKSIGHLLKVRDFAGDGLFTSLTKEPNWAKAHHILIPSFSQPAMKGYHARMVDIALQLVQKWARLNPDDSINVPEDMTRLTLDTIGLCGFDYRFNSYYRETPNPFIVSMVNALDEAMHYSSRLPIQNKLMVKKKRQYERDIQSMFSLVDRIIAERKASGEQGGTDLLARMLSAAEPETGELLDDENIRFQIITFLIAGHETTSGLLSFTIYFLLKNPDVLKKAYEEVDQVLTDPVPSYEQVRKLNYIRMILDESLRLWPTAPQFGLFAKEDTVIGGKYAVKKGETVAVILPKLHRDKEAWGEDAEQFRPERFEDPKKIPHDAYKPFGNGQRACIGRQFALHEAALVLGMILQRFELIDHTNYQLKVKQTLTLKPEGFTIRVAPRSKKENLAGKVLPVQEAGKGPLQMLEAETPRPAALVGINDRPLLVLYGSEMGTAEGIARELADLARLHGVRSEAQPLNERVGNLPKEGAVIIVTSSYNGRPPANAKQFVEWLEEVEPGSLAGVNYTVFGCGDRNWASTYQHVPKFIDEQMELKGAKRFSVRGEADASGDFEQQRETWESRMWGEAMDFFGIALNPNAERERSTLSIRFVNELTESPLVQSYDAVSAAVALNRELQAEGSERSTRHIELSLPEGLGYSEGDHLGVLPENSGVQIERLLKRFGLSGADQVIMTASGFSAAHLPLDRPVNLRDLLAHGVELQEPATRAQIRELASYTACPPHKRELEQLLEGENYTAQIVKRHITMLDLLEKYAACEIPFERFMELLPPLKPRYYSISSSPKISPETASITVGVVRGPAWSGQGEYRGVASNYLAEANPGDRVVMFVRTPASGFRLPDDPGTPVVMVGPGTGLAPFRGFLQARSALKREGEQLGRAMLFFGCRNEADFIYRDELEGYVRDGIVSLYTAFSRKDGVPKTYVQDLIEQNAEEVITLLASGGHLYICGDGSRMAPDVEARLLQSYQKVQGTGAREAKEWLEGLNAEGRYAKDVWTGV; from the coding sequence ATGGATCAGCAACTAGAACCGATCCCCCAGCCCAAAACCTACGGGGCGCTCGGCAACCTGCCTTTGATCGATAAAGATTTGCCTACTCTATCTTTTGCCAAACTGGCCGACGAGTTCGGACCGATTTACCGGTTCGAGGTGGCCAACCGCTCATTTATCGCCGTATCCGGACATAAGCTTGCAGCTGAGGTTTGCGACGAGTCGCGTTTTGACAAAAGCATCGGCCATTTGCTGAAAGTACGCGATTTTGCCGGCGACGGTTTATTTACCAGCCTGACGAAGGAGCCGAATTGGGCCAAAGCGCATCATATTCTTATCCCTTCCTTTAGCCAGCCGGCGATGAAAGGTTACCACGCGCGCATGGTCGACATCGCCCTGCAGCTCGTGCAAAAATGGGCCCGGCTGAACCCCGACGACAGCATCAATGTGCCGGAGGACATGACCCGGCTTACGCTGGATACGATCGGTTTATGCGGATTCGATTACCGGTTCAACAGCTACTACCGGGAAACGCCAAATCCGTTTATCGTCAGCATGGTGAACGCGCTCGACGAAGCGATGCATTATTCGAGCCGGCTGCCGATTCAGAACAAATTGATGGTGAAGAAAAAACGCCAATACGAACGCGACATTCAATCGATGTTTTCCCTGGTCGACCGCATCATCGCCGAACGCAAGGCGAGCGGGGAGCAGGGGGGCACCGATTTGCTCGCCCGGATGCTCAGTGCGGCCGAGCCGGAAACCGGGGAGCTGCTGGATGACGAAAATATCCGTTTTCAGATTATCACCTTCCTCATCGCCGGGCATGAGACGACAAGCGGCTTGCTGTCGTTTACCATCTATTTTTTGCTGAAAAATCCGGATGTGCTGAAAAAAGCCTATGAAGAGGTGGATCAAGTTTTAACGGACCCCGTTCCCAGCTACGAGCAGGTGCGGAAGCTGAACTATATCCGCATGATTTTGGACGAATCGCTGCGGCTGTGGCCGACCGCCCCGCAATTCGGTTTGTTCGCCAAGGAGGATACCGTCATCGGCGGCAAATACGCGGTCAAGAAGGGCGAGACGGTCGCGGTTATCCTGCCGAAGCTGCATCGGGACAAGGAGGCTTGGGGGGAGGACGCCGAACAATTCCGGCCGGAGCGGTTCGAAGATCCGAAAAAAATACCCCACGATGCTTATAAACCGTTCGGGAACGGACAGCGGGCCTGTATCGGCCGGCAGTTTGCCCTTCACGAAGCGGCGCTCGTTCTCGGGATGATTCTGCAGCGGTTCGAGCTCATCGATCATACGAATTATCAGCTCAAAGTCAAACAGACGTTGACGCTAAAGCCCGAAGGTTTTACGATCCGGGTGGCGCCCCGCTCGAAAAAAGAAAACCTCGCCGGGAAAGTGCTTCCCGTCCAGGAAGCCGGCAAAGGACCGCTTCAGATGCTGGAAGCGGAAACGCCCCGGCCGGCGGCGCTGGTCGGGATTAACGACCGTCCGCTGCTCGTTCTCTACGGTTCGGAAATGGGAACGGCGGAAGGAATCGCCCGGGAGCTGGCCGACCTGGCGCGCCTGCATGGAGTCCGCAGCGAAGCCCAGCCTTTAAACGAGCGGGTCGGGAATCTGCCCAAAGAAGGGGCGGTCATTATCGTCACCTCCTCGTATAACGGCAGACCTCCGGCGAATGCCAAACAATTTGTGGAATGGCTGGAGGAAGTGGAGCCGGGCAGCCTGGCCGGCGTCAATTATACGGTGTTCGGCTGCGGCGACCGCAACTGGGCAAGCACGTACCAGCATGTGCCGAAATTTATCGACGAGCAAATGGAGCTCAAGGGAGCCAAACGTTTCTCGGTACGCGGCGAAGCCGACGCCAGCGGCGATTTCGAGCAGCAGCGCGAAACGTGGGAGTCGCGGATGTGGGGCGAGGCGATGGACTTTTTCGGGATCGCTTTGAATCCGAACGCCGAAAGGGAGCGCAGCACGTTAAGCATCCGATTCGTAAACGAATTGACAGAATCGCCGCTGGTGCAGTCCTACGATGCGGTTTCCGCCGCGGTAGCGCTTAACCGGGAATTGCAGGCCGAAGGCAGCGAACGGAGCACCCGGCATATCGAGCTGTCCCTGCCGGAAGGACTCGGCTACAGCGAAGGCGATCATCTGGGCGTACTGCCGGAAAACAGCGGCGTTCAAATCGAACGGCTCTTAAAGCGGTTCGGTTTAAGCGGGGCGGATCAAGTGATCATGACGGCCAGCGGCTTCAGCGCGGCCCATCTTCCTTTGGATCGGCCGGTGAACCTGCGCGATCTGCTGGCGCATGGCGTGGAGCTTCAGGAGCCGGCGACCCGGGCGCAAATTCGCGAACTGGCGTCTTACACGGCATGTCCGCCCCATAAACGCGAACTCGAGCAGCTGCTGGAAGGGGAAAATTACACGGCGCAGATCGTCAAACGCCATATCACCATGCTCGATTTGCTGGAAAAATACGCAGCGTGCGAAATTCCGTTCGAACGCTTTATGGAATTGCTGCCCCCGCTTAAGCCGAGATATTACTCGATCTCCAGTTCGCCCAAAATATCTCCGGAAACGGCCAGCATCACCGTGGGCGTCGTTCGCGGGCCGGCCTGGAGCGGGCAGGGCGAATACCGCGGAGTGGCGTCCAATTATTTGGCGGAAGCCAACCCGGGGGACCGCGTCGTCATGTTCGTCCGTACGCCGGCATCCGGGTTCCGGCTGCCGGACGATCCCGGGACGCCGGTCGTTATGGTCGGGCCGGGAACCGGGCTGGCGCCGTTCCGCGGTTTCCTTCAGGCGCGCTCGGCGCTGAAGCGGGAGGGGGAACAGCTTGGACGCGCCATGTTGTTTTTCGGCTGCCGGAACGAGGCCGACTTTATTTACCGGGATGAGCTGGAAGGCTATGTGCGGGACGGAATCGTTTCGCTGTATACGGCGTTTTCCCGGAAGGACGGCGTCCCCAAAACGTATGTTCAGGACCTGATCGAGCAAAATGCCGAAGAAGTGATAACCTTGCTGGCAAGCGGCGGACATCTGTATATTTGCGGGGACGGCAGCCGCATGGCGCCGGATGTGGAAGCGCGCCTGCTCCAGTCCTATCAAAAGGTTCAGGGAACCGGAGCGCGAGAAGCGAAGGAGTGGCTGGAGGGCTTGAACGCGGAAGGACGGTACGCCAAGGATGTGTGGACCGGGGTGTAA